From a region of the Oscarella lobularis chromosome 7, ooOscLobu1.1, whole genome shotgun sequence genome:
- the LOC136188852 gene encoding uncharacterized protein: MSSGLLSSSSGIDESDDVPASSSSSSVDDISRELQRTTLTNTDVSAENMSEVQFKRFVVDALRSNEVALKSLDKRLVALDKRLAAFDAPTCSEQIISFFSNFAEIAVPSLKPKPDFLLVPNEVFGLKSMKMLIPSEYLKLYECLELFSADDDASPILIRGNPGTGKSLFLLYVLSRLLESEKSVAYHNVNHRIFVLYKSKEEVLFYPDANHLAKDINDKVFYLHDAGFHREEILLTPARRTIIVSSPDRQHYRSFETQTHKGVEYLYMPDWSTSSMKRLFAEEWEVREPVYNVIGGIPRMVLRFKTADRAKQFIDDKISSASSLNVLHHDFFSIRPGEMPVSHSILHLYCPDNDYTQHAYKYGSDYICQQVFERLTETALSDKFSLYRRFNKAKGFTLAKANIFESAAHDVLCCGGKFHIKTLLPRSSRGIAADSETVIKLPDQLKFKKKFNSLSELTKLTPSRYYAVPDALNFPVVDAISKSKGKLQGFQMTVAMSHKVETDVLRRHLSKLGANLKSFELIFVTPADVYNRWNKKQSDDVKLVEKVLCLPIPS, translated from the exons ATGAGTTCTG GGctcctttcgtcgtcgtcaggcATCGATGAGTCGGATGACGTTCcagcgtcatcgtcgtcgtcgagcgtcgatgATATCTCTCGAGAACTACAGCGTACCACACTCACGAATACCGACGTGTCAGC AGAGAACATGTCGGAAGTTCAGTTCAAACGTTTCGTAGTTGATGCGCTGCGAAGTAATGAAGTTGCGCTAAAGTCTTTAGACAAACGACTAGTTGCGCTAGACAAACGACTCGCGGCTTTTGATGCTCCAACATGTTCAG AACAAATTATTAgctttttttcaaattttgccGAAATTGCCGTCCCGTCATTGAAGCCTAAACCcgactttcttctcgttccGAACGAAGTCTTTGGATTGAAATCGATGAAGATGTTGATACCTTCGGAATACTTGAAGTTATATGAGTGCTTGGAATTGTTTTCAGCGGATGACGACGCCTCGCCTATTCTGATTCGAGGAAATCCAGGCACCG GAAAGTCATTGTTTCTGCTCTACGTGCTTTCGCGTTTGTTGGAATCGGAGAAGAGCGTTGCGTACCACAACGTCAATCATCGAATCTTCGTTCTTTACAAGTCGAAGGAAGAAGTCTTGTTTTATCCTGATGCCAATCATTTGGCGAAAGACATTAACGACAAAGTGTTCTATTTGCATGACGCGGGTTTTCATCGGGAAGAAATTTTGTTGACGCCGGCTCGACGGACAatcatcgtttcgtcgccggacCGCCAACATTATCGCTCGTTTGAGACTCAAACGCACAAGGGGGTGGAATATCTTTACATGCCAGATTGGTCAACGTCGTCCATGAAACGTCTTTTTGCTGAAGAATGGGAAGTTCGTGAGCCTGTCTACAATGTGATTGGAGGTATTCCACGGATGGTTCTCCGTTTCAAAACGGCAGACAGAGCCAAACAGTTCATTGATGACAAGATCTCCTCTGCAAGTTCCCTCAATGTTCTGCATCACGATTTTTTCAGCATCCGTCCTGGAGAGATGCCTGTTTCTCATTCCATCCTACATTTGTATTGTCCCGACAACGACTACACGCAGCATGCCTACAAGTACGGCTCAGACTACATTTGCCAACAAGTCTTCGAGCGACTTACGGAAACGGCATTATCTGACAAGTTTTCCTTATACAGACGTTTTAATAAGGCTAAGGGGTTCACGCTAGCAAAAGCTAATATTTTTGAAAGTGCTGCGCATGATGTGCTCTGTTGTGGAGGGAAATTTCACATCAAAACACTTCTTCCGCGATCATCACGTGGGATCGCTGCCGATTCTGAAACGGTAATAAAATTACCAGATCAGCTGAaattcaagaaaaaatttaaCAGTCTTTCTGAACTGACTAAACTAACTCCGTCTAGATATTATGCCGTACCAGATGCGCTTAATTTTCCTGTGGTCGACGCCATATCTAAGAGCAAGGGAAAACTTCAAGGTTTTCAAATGACGGTGGCTATGTCTCACAAAGTGGAGACTGATGTATTGAGACGACATCTGTCAAAGCTGGGAGCTAATTTGAAGTCTTTTGAGCTCATATTTGTGACCCCTGCAGATGTGTACAATCGGTGGAATAAAAAGCAATCGGACGATGTCAAATTGGTTGAAAAGGTTTTGTGCTTGCCCATTCCTAGCTAA
- the LOC136188845 gene encoding protein sprint-like, whose product MDGDVSVSGGPLPGESGLIPLTRVSNNTTKKRFYRTDPRSRQPSTRIVSISPSSKMATATTTDKSYLNTLDTMFGDLEGLFDLLCRAGSPTSSVGSFTTGSQRRTLERTRSRSIACYLGQFPDEDDDEDDEEQQKGIDHIDGSGSEDEHLTTYRRLKISSVLWFYPTVLREQAKEMLKGKDVGTFLVRNSTRVGNFALSVRLPDGLAEIENYLIRQTENGLHLDGVDRYFPDLEALVAFYVDTPSDGFPCHLILPGLILSQDSERSLKAVVRKETEQRALSSLRAAQAAEASDDTTPTMSPVSPVYNFLPPPRSSMDVNDHRRSLTIASSAPSAGAAHVRELFSGRLGHYFSIDSANYATTISYDANMVRPFPPPPRSYTMASVEALKHERKEGKKLSKTRTFLSAVVGKLTKSKQRKKKKKGDDSHRFHCHVDGCQLEERPRQPSPPPLPGRAENHANEITTESSSESLIDSNDEEDEEEEGEDENDGTNDDGDDDDDGTNNDDTLPSFPPPSPLSPLPPPVPPRPASLANRLDLLPPSTPTMYSSIDLTDSGPVTPSSVFSGGHFPPPVPPRRSQSAIDPPVPPPRRLPLFNPRRRHSYGNDSLYALPVEEMRRRARLLTAIHEDESTMFPRQRASSFDASALLRHDYELPNWRRFSVGGHTYVSINGSIVRAVGAFSDASSLKSFETESVGSELPPSVSRSGSYCRDRKLRHRRSRSCDDLRIEEKAQAERESELLESVVQDMSDNVQEWFRTASFREEEERDEVNEDGAELPLKSEAAAAAAGGEGVLLLDPDLLLAELSIKEDHFRNSFFESAISLDSQPKRNRDDTVSRRRKGVATTRNRVESRRKGVKNRQKEAMSANGRELTSPRNRILHTASKLLLVRQKTKKSPSRHIRMQLEKAAGNRNGKFGHNVDIFLRNHKDSTLDPQNLVKVVRDFMNQLKEYLLLVNDSELATIVGKQQHIENVELDAVVEGALVQSILKPLYKTIQKNFTQFYKRNGATQQFASCLDVAIKLSSEELRIRDGLIPPQGPSLDHIRVHFQKMQSTHSPLVKLEHLLAAVDIIYQTVTDVKNAHAGESLALGADDFLPIFIWVLVHTHFERAEFESEYLWGLLDPALMTGEGGYYLTTLSGAVMVIKQIAAKPKKRPRRLPCIGDLQGLLRVEVPVDSLATNVVTCFKTFQIGLTTTTEEACALISEKLKIKTPKSYRLFQVIDDEAIALRPDVCPQVIKTEWTLKEVEADETDAPTVPRYFSFRLKGTAV is encoded by the exons atggaTGGAGACGTGTCAGTTAGCGGTGGACCACTTCCGGGTGAGTCAGGTCTTATACCGCTAACGCGCGTTTCCAACAACACCACCAAAAAACGCTTTTATCG GACAGATCCAAGAAGTCGACAACCCAGCACAAGAATCGTTTCGATCTCTCCCTCGTCGAAAAtggcgacagcgacgacgacagatAAGAGCTACCTGAAC ACGCTCGACACGATGTTCGGCGACTTGGAAGGCCTCTTCGATCTCCTATGTCGCGCcggatcgccgacgtcgagtgTGGGCAG CTTCACGACGGGAAGCCAAAGGCGAACATTAGAACGAACGAG ATCGCGATCGATAGCGTGCTACTTGGGCCAATTtcccgacgaagacgacgacgaagacgacgaagagcagCAGAAAGGAATCGATCACATAGACGGAAGCGGCAGCGAAGACGAACATCTgacgacgtatcgtcgactcaaaATATCGTCCGTCCTATGGTTTTATCCAACTGTATTGCGCGAGCAAG CGAAAGAGATGCTGAAGGGGAAGGATGTTGGG acGTTCCTAGTGAGAAATTCGACTCGAGTTGGCAATTTTGCCTTGTCCGTGCGACTCCCCGACGGCTTGgcagaaattgaaaattatCTGATTAGACAAACGGAAAATG GACTTCATCTCGACGGAGTAGACCGCTATTTTCCTGATCTAGAAGCTCTGGTTGCATTCTACGTCGACACTCCAAG TGACGGTTTTCCCTGTCATCTCATTCTACCCGGTCTAATACTGTCGCAAGACTCCGAACGATCGCTGAAAGCGGTCGTccgaaaagaaacggaacAACGAGCActctcgtcgcttcgcgcGGCGCAAGCGGCCGAAGCAAGCGACGACACGACTCCCACCATGTCTCCCGTTTCGCCTGTCTATAATTTTCTTCCGCCGCCGAGATCCTCGATGGACGTCAACGATCATCGACGCTCTCTCACTATAGCGAGttcggcgccgtcggcggGAGCGGCGCACGTTCGCGAGCTCTTTTCGGGTCGATTGGGTCACTATTTCTCCATCGATTCGGCAAAttacgcgacgacgatcagctACGATGCGAATATGGTTCGACcatttccgccgccgccgcgttccTATACGATGGCGAGCGTGGAGGCACTGAAGCACGAGAGAAAGGAGGGGAAAAAGTTGAGCAAGACGCGAACGTTTCTCTCGGCAGTCGTGGGGAAATTAACGAAGAGTAagcaaaggaagaagaagaaaaagggtGACGACTCGCATCGGTTTCACTGTCACGTCGACGGCTGCCAGCTCGAGGAACGACCGCGccagccgtcgccgccgccgctaccgGGACGAGCGGAAAACCACGCGAACGAAATAACGACCGAATCCAGCTCCGAATCGCTGATCGACTCCAACGatgaggaagacgaggaagaagagggagaagacgaaaacgacggcaccaatgacgacggcgacgacgacgacgacggcaccaaTAACGACGACACTTTGCCGTCGTTTCCTCCTCCCTCTCCCCTCTCcccgttgccgccgcccgtTCCCCCGCGACCGGCCTCTCTCGCCAATCGACTCGATCTCCTCCCGCCGTCGACTCCGACCATGtattcgtcgatcgacttaACCGACAGCGGTCCcgtcacgccgtcgtccGTCTTCTCCGGCGGCCACTTTCCGCCGCCCGTTCCGCCGCGACGATCCCAGTCGGCGATCGATccgccggtgccgccgccgcgtcgactTCCCCTCTTCAAtccgcgtcgtcggcacTCGTACGGCAACGATAGTCTCTACGCGCTTCCCGTCGAGgaaatgcgacgacgagcgcgtcTCCTCACGGCGATCCACgaagacgaatcgacgatgtTTCCGCGTCAGCGCGCGAGTTCGTTCGACGCGTCGGCGCTCCTGCGACACGACTACGAACTTCCGAATTGGCGTCGTTTCAGCGTCGGCGGACACACGTACGTTTCGATTAACGGGAGCATCGTGCGTGCCGTCGGCGCCTTTTCCGACGCGAGTTCGTTGAAGTCGTTCGAGACGGAGAGCGTCGGCAGCGAGTTGCCGCCGTCCGTTTCGCGATCGGGATCGTATTGTCGCGATCGGAAGCTTCGGCATCGTCGGAGTCGGAGTTGCGACGACTTGAGAATTGAGGAGAAGGCGCAGGCCGAGCGCGAGAGCGAGCTCTTGGAATCGGTCGTTCAAGATATGTCGGATAACGTGCAGGAGTGGTTTcggacggcgtcgtttcgcgaggAGGAAGAGCGGGACGAAGTCAACGAAGACGGCGCGGAGTTGCCTTTGAAGAgcgaggcggcggcggcggcggcgggaggCGAGGGCGTCTTGTTACTCGATCCCGATTTATTGTTGGCTGAGCTCTCGATCAAGGAGGATCACTTTAGAAATAGTTTTTTCGAGAGTGCGATATCTTTGGATTCGCAACCGAAGAGGAATCGAGATGATACCGTGTCGAG gaGGCGAAagggcgtcgcgacgacgcggaatcgcgtcgaaagtCGACGCAAGGGCGTGAAGAATCGGCAGAAGGAGGCGATGTCGGCGAACGGCAGAGAATTGACGTCGCCTCGAAACAGAATTCTTC ataCGGCCTCTAAGCTCCTTCTCGTGcgacagaagacgaagaagtcgccCAGTCGGCACATACGGATGCAGCTTGAAAA AGCGGCTGGAAATCGGAATGGTAAATTCGGTCACAACGTGGACATTTTTCTTCGAAATCACAAGGACAGCACTCTCGATCCACAGAACCTCGTCAAAGTCGTACGAGACTTTATGAACCAGTTGAAAGAGTATTTGCTCCTTGTCAATGACTCCGAACTGGCGACTATTGTCGGCAAGCAGCAGCATATCGAA AACGTCGAATTGGACGCCGTTGTCGAGGGGGCCCTCGTTCAGTCAATTCTCAAGCCTCTTTATAAAACTATTCAGAAGAACTTTACACAGTTTTACAAAAG GAATGGGGCTACGCAGCAATTCGCTTCGTGCTTGGATGTGGCAATCAAATTGTCTTCTGAAGAACTTCGAATTCGA gatGGTCTGATTCCTCCGCAAGGCCCGTCTCTCGATCACATTCGCGttcactttcaaaaaatGCAATCGACGCACAGTCCTCTCGTCAAACTGGAGCATctcctcgccgccgtcgacatCATATATCAGACGGTGACAGACGTGAAGAACGCTCACGCGGGAGAAAGTCTCGCTCTAGGAGCAGACG ATTTTCTTCCAATCTTTATATGGGTTTTGGTTCACACTCACTTCGAGCGAGCCGAGTTCGAGTCCGAATACCTGTGGGGTCTTCTTGATCCAGCTTTGATGACTGGAGAAGGCGGTTACTATCTAACGACCCTCAGCGGTGCAG TGATGGTTATTAAACAGATTGCAGCAAAACCGAAGAAGCGTCCGCGGCGTCTTCCTTGCATTGGTGACCTTCAGGGTCTATTGAGAGTGGAAGTGCCCGTTGATTCTCTTGCCACCAAT GTCGTCACCTGTTTTAAGACTTTTCAAATTGGTCTAACAACGACTACTGAGGAAGCAT GTGCCCTAATTTCTGAAAAACTCAAGATTAAAACTCCTAAAAGCTACCGCCTTTTTCAAgtcattgacgacgaag CCATTGCACTCAGACCTGACGTCTGTCCTCAAGTCATCAAAACGGAATGGACGCTAAAAGAGGTGGAGGCGGACGAAACGGACGCCCCAACTGTCCCGCGCTACTTCTCATTCAGACTCAAAGGCACGGCAGTGTAA